TGCATGATCCACGCCCGCTTCTCGTGCGGCGTCGGGTGGATTTTGTATTGGGTATCGACCGATCCGTTGCGGTGGCAGAGGTACGCCACATTATACAGATCGCCCCCTTCCATGATGGGCATGGAGCCCGCAATCACATTGATGTTGTACGATACGGCCAGCTTCGAGACCGCCTCCACGATTTCGTCCGTGTAGGTGGCGAGCGCCTTGATGGAGTCCACCGAATCGTAGTGATGCGATATGCCCATGAGCGCGGCATTGAAGAACTCCGGAAAGAGCGCCAGGTCGCACTGGTAGTCCGAGAGCGCATCCACGAAGAACTCTACCTGTTGGATGAGCTCATCCACCGAGTGCACCGTGCGCATTTGCCACTGCACGCATCCTATGCGGGCCGACGTCCGCGGCGCCCCGATGAGCGGCGTCTTTTCGGGATCGTAGTAGAGGTTGGTCCACTCCAGGAGCGTGGCGTATCCCCTGGATTCCCTGTCCTCGGGGAGGTACCCCTTCATCACCCGCTTCACGTCGAAGTCGTTCGACAGCTGGAACGTCAGGATGGGGTCGTAGATCAGCTTCTTGCGGACCTTTTCGATGTACGCCTGGGGCGACATTTCGTGGGCATGATGCCGGTAGTTCGGAATGCGCCCACCGGCAACGATGGCGCGCAGGTTCAGGTTCTGGCACAGTTCCTTGCGCGCCTCGTAGAGCCGCCGGCCCAGCCGCATGCCCCGGTAGTCCGGGTCCACGAACACGTCGACGCCGTACAGCACATCGCCTTGCGGGTCGTGCGTCGTGAGGTAGGCGTTGCCCGTGATTTCGTCGTAGGTGTGCTGGTCCCCGAACTTGTCGTAATCCACGATCACGGAAAACGCCGCGGCCACCACCTTCCCGTGATCCTCAATACAGATCTGGCCCTCGGGAAAAACCGTGAGTTGCGCCTTGTACTTCCGGTCCGGCCACGCACCATCCAGGTTCGGATAGACCTTGTCCATGATGGCCTGCACGTCCGGATAGTCGTCCGGCGTGAGCTGGCGGAGCTGGATGTTGTGTTCCGGCTCCTGGGCGGGGTCGTCTTCGTGGGCGGGTGTCATGTGAGCGATTGGCGTTTCAGGAGTTGGGCGTTGATGGCCACGATGACCGTGCTGGCGGACATGAGTACCGCACCGACGGCAGGGGAAAGGGAAAGGCCCCAGGGGATGAGTACGCCGGCGGCCGCAGGGATGGCGAAAATGTTGTAACCGGCCGCCCACCACAGGTTCTGGATCATTTTCCGATGCGTTGCGCGTGACAGGGCCATGATCTTGGGGACATCCCGGGGATCGGACCGGACCAGTACGATATCTCCTGCTTCAACGGCCACGTCCGTACCGGTTCCGATGGCAATCCCCACGTCGGCGGCCGCGAGCGCCGGCGCATCGTTCACGCCGTCCCCCACCATGGCCACCGTGCGGCCCTCGCGCTGCAGGGCCTTCACCTTGTCGGCCTTGTCCTCGGGCAGGACCTCGGCGAGCACCTCGTCGATTTCGAGCTCAGCGGCGACGGCTTCGGCCACGGCCCGGGCATCGCCCGTCAGCAGCACGACCTGCATGCCCTGGTCGTGCAATGTCTTGATGGCCGCACGACTCTCTTCCCGGATGGCATCGGCCACGGCGAAGACCGCCACGACGTGCCCGTCCCGGAGGAGGTGGATGGCGGCCTGTCCACGTTCGGCGGCCTCGTCGGCCGCATGCTCGAGCCGCCCGTCCGGGGTCGCGCTCTCAGCCTCCAGCAAGGCCGGACCGCCGAGCATGAACGTCTTCCCGTCCACTTCGCCGGCCACCCCCTTGCCTGTGATGGAGCGGAAATCGGTGACATCGGGTATGGAGAGGTCCCGGTCCTTGGCCGTAGCTACAATACCGCGCGCAATGGGATGCTCCGAATCGCCCTCCACGGCGGCGGCGGCGGCAAGAAGCGCGTCCTCATCCTCGCCGTCGGCCACCGTCAGCTCCACCACCCGGAATTCCCCGAGGGTCAGCGTCCCGGTCTTGTCGAAAATCACGGTATCGACGGTGCGCGCCGTCTCCAGGCCCACGCGATTGCGGACCAGGAGTCCGTTCGTCGCGCCCATGGTGGTGGATATGGATACGACAAGCGGCACCGCCAGCCCCAGCGCGTGCGGACAGGCAATGACCAGCACCGTGACAACCCGTACGACCGCATCGTTGACCGATGCGCCGAGCAGCAACCACACCACCAGCGTTACGACGCCCGATCCAATGGCCACCCAGGTCAGCCACGCGGCCGCGCGGTCCGCCAGGTGCTGCGCCCTTGACTTCGAGGACTGGGCGTCCCTCACGAGCCGCATGATGCCGGAGAGTGCGGTTTGTTCGCCTGTTTTTGTGACTTCCACCTGCAGCGAGCCCTCCCCGTTCACAGACGCCGCCACAACGTCGTCGCCTTCTGCCTTGTCGACCGGGCGGGATTCGCCGGTCAACATGGACTCGTTCACCTTCGAGGTGCCCTTCCGGACCACGCCGTCGACGGGAATCCGCTCGCCGGGCCGTACGAGGACCACGTCCCCGACCTCCAGCTCATCCACGGCGACCTCTTCTTCCCCGTCGTCGGTCAGGCGGACGGCCGTGTCGGGCAGCAATTCGGCCAGCGCATCGAGTGCTCCTTCGGCGCGGGAAACGGATCGCATTTCCATCCAGTGGCCGAGCAGCATGATGGCCACGAGGGAGGCCAGCTCCCACCACAGGGGAATGGCCTGCAGCAGGCCCACCTGGACCACCCACGAGAACACGAAGGCCACCGATATGGCCAGCGAAATCAACGTCATCATCCCCGGCTGGCGCGCGCGGATTTCGGCGGCCGCACTCTTCAGGAAGACGAGCCCGCCGTACAGGAAAACGAGGGTGCCGAGCACCGGCGCTATCCACGCGGACCCCGGAAAAACCGGCGCGTCATACCCCAGCAGCTCCTGGATATGCCGGGACCACAGGACGATGGGCAGGGTCAGCGCCAGGGACCACCAGAATTTGTCGCGGAACATGCCGGGATCGTGGCCGGCGTGCTTATCGTGGTCGTGGTCGTGGTGGTGATGGTCGTGGTTCATGGTCGGTTCCGTATGATGGCAGCCCGTTCCTCGAGTTCGGCCGCCTCCTCGGCTCGGCCGGTCTTCCAGAGGACCCGGGCCAGGTTTTCAAGACTCTCGGCGACCGGCAATTGACCGGGACCCAGGAGTTCCTCCCGGATTTCCAGGGTCCGTGTCCAGGAGGCATGGGCGTCGGTCAGCCGATCCTGCATCCAATAGACGTGACCCAGGGCATTATGGACGCTGGCCACGGCCAGATGGGTGGGGCCGAGCTCCGATTCCCGGATGGCGAGAGCCCGGTGGAGCAAGTCGAGGGCTTGTTCCGAATTCGCCAATTCCATGTACGCGTCCGCCAGATTCATCTGGCTCTGCGCCACCACCAGGGCGCCCACGTCCGGCGCCCGTTCCTGGATATACAGGATGCGCTCCAGCAGCGGCACCGCCTGTTCCACGTGCCCGGTCGAGCGATACATCCGTGCCAGATTGCCGAGCTCCACGGCCACCGAGGGGTGATCCTCGCCCAGAACCTCCTCCAACAAGGTCACCGATGCCGCGAAGTGCCCCTCCGCCTCCGCGAGGTTGCCGAGACGTTCCTGGATGAGTCCGGCCGTGCGGTCCGACAGCGCCACGGAGGGATGCCGATCGCCGAGCTCCACTACGGCAAACGCCCGGGCCCGCTCGGCGAAGGTCAACGCTTCGGTGTACTTCTCCTGGCGGAAGAGCGCCAGCGCCTGCTCGTTCAGGATGGTCCAATCCTCCGACTGGGCTGCGGCGGGCAGC
The sequence above is drawn from the Rhodothermales bacterium genome and encodes:
- a CDS encoding GNAT family N-acetyltransferase translates to MTPAHEDDPAQEPEHNIQLRQLTPDDYPDVQAIMDKVYPNLDGAWPDRKYKAQLTVFPEGQICIEDHGKVVAAAFSVIVDYDKFGDQHTYDEITGNAYLTTHDPQGDVLYGVDVFVDPDYRGMRLGRRLYEARKELCQNLNLRAIVAGGRIPNYRHHAHEMSPQAYIEKVRKKLIYDPILTFQLSNDFDVKRVMKGYLPEDRESRGYATLLEWTNLYYDPEKTPLIGAPRTSARIGCVQWQMRTVHSVDELIQQVEFFVDALSDYQCDLALFPEFFNAALMGISHHYDSVDSIKALATYTDEIVEAVSKLAVSYNINVIAGSMPIMEGGDLYNVAYLCHRNGSVDTQYKIHPTPHEKRAWIMQGGDRLQVFDTDFGKIGVLICYDVEFPELARLQSEEGMQMLFVPFWTDTKNGYLRVRLCAQARAVENECYVAIAGSVGNLPKVDGADIQYSQAAVFSPSDFAFPHDAIMAESTPNTEMTLIVDLDLEKLNVLQNEGSVRNYLDRRRDLYRIEWKGKST
- a CDS encoding heavy metal translocating P-type ATPase, with translation MNHDHHHHDHDHDKHAGHDPGMFRDKFWWSLALTLPIVLWSRHIQELLGYDAPVFPGSAWIAPVLGTLVFLYGGLVFLKSAAAEIRARQPGMMTLISLAISVAFVFSWVVQVGLLQAIPLWWELASLVAIMLLGHWMEMRSVSRAEGALDALAELLPDTAVRLTDDGEEEVAVDELEVGDVVLVRPGERIPVDGVVRKGTSKVNESMLTGESRPVDKAEGDDVVAASVNGEGSLQVEVTKTGEQTALSGIMRLVRDAQSSKSRAQHLADRAAAWLTWVAIGSGVVTLVVWLLLGASVNDAVVRVVTVLVIACPHALGLAVPLVVSISTTMGATNGLLVRNRVGLETARTVDTVIFDKTGTLTLGEFRVVELTVADGEDEDALLAAAAAVEGDSEHPIARGIVATAKDRDLSIPDVTDFRSITGKGVAGEVDGKTFMLGGPALLEAESATPDGRLEHAADEAAERGQAAIHLLRDGHVVAVFAVADAIREESRAAIKTLHDQGMQVVLLTGDARAVAEAVAAELEIDEVLAEVLPEDKADKVKALQREGRTVAMVGDGVNDAPALAAADVGIAIGTGTDVAVEAGDIVLVRSDPRDVPKIMALSRATHRKMIQNLWWAAGYNIFAIPAAAGVLIPWGLSLSPAVGAVLMSASTVIVAINAQLLKRQSLT
- a CDS encoding tetratricopeptide repeat protein; this translates as MVALCLVALPAAAQSEDWTILNEQALALFRQEKYTEALTFAERARAFAVVELGDRHPSVALSDRTAGLIQERLGNLAEAEGHFAASVTLLEEVLGEDHPSVAVELGNLARMYRSTGHVEQAVPLLERILYIQERAPDVGALVVAQSQMNLADAYMELANSEQALDLLHRALAIRESELGPTHLAVASVHNALGHVYWMQDRLTDAHASWTRTLEIREELLGPGQLPVAESLENLARVLWKTGRAEEAAELEERAAIIRNRP